One Cucurbita pepo subsp. pepo cultivar mu-cu-16 chromosome LG07, ASM280686v2, whole genome shotgun sequence genomic region harbors:
- the LOC111798058 gene encoding uncharacterized protein LOC111798058 yields MAMYIRIKRHKTTYFIQCDPIETTLNIKQKLESLIDQPIVDQRLILVGSGEVLEDSKTLADQKVENDAVVALTLRKDDNEFEEIDIVSTNDFYQSREADSGNW; encoded by the exons ATG GCCATGTATATCCGAATCAAGCGCCATAAGACAACCTACTTTATCCAGTGCGATCCAATTGAGACAACTTTAAACATCAAGCAAAAATTAGAGTCCCTTATTGATCAGCCAATTGTTGATCAGCGCTTGATCTTGGTGGGAAGCGGGGAAGTATTGGAGGATTCAAAGACACTGGCCGATCAGAAG GTTGAAAATGATGCAGTTGTGGCTCTAACGTTGCGAAAAG ATGATAATGAGTTCGAGGAGATCGACATTGTCAGTACAAACGATTTCTACCAATCTCGTGAAGCCGATTCTGGGAATTGGTAA